The following proteins come from a genomic window of Corynebacterium crudilactis:
- a CDS encoding nitrilase-related carbon-nitrogen hydrolase, translating to MNTIRVASCQIDIDIDNPESIRASMISSVKAAADAGASLIVLPELATSGYCFADQAEATRRSEVIPGKWTTFLQEMSREFQIVLVSGISEISEEGVLFSSAIILDNGHLLGTYRKTHLWNTEKQFFEQGNHLPTIFTTSVGKISVAICYDIEFPEVVRIAAEMGAEVLTAPVNWPKNPRPSDSWPIEIFKAMAHAAEYRLPIVIADRCGEERGTDWIGGSIIIGKDGYPLSGPHIKTPSVPEIWVADVEVNSNSRISPDNDAFLDRRVDLYFEK from the coding sequence GTGAACACAATTCGAGTAGCTTCGTGCCAGATTGACATTGATATTGATAATCCAGAGAGCATTCGTGCCAGCATGATTAGTAGCGTGAAAGCCGCTGCTGATGCTGGAGCCTCGCTTATTGTCCTACCGGAGCTTGCAACATCTGGATATTGTTTTGCTGATCAGGCTGAAGCTACACGAAGGTCGGAAGTTATCCCTGGAAAGTGGACTACATTTTTGCAAGAAATGTCTCGTGAATTTCAGATCGTATTGGTATCTGGAATTTCAGAGATTTCTGAAGAAGGTGTGCTTTTTTCCTCAGCGATCATCCTCGACAATGGACACCTTCTGGGAACATATCGGAAGACGCATCTGTGGAACACCGAGAAGCAATTTTTCGAGCAGGGAAATCATTTACCGACAATTTTTACTACTAGCGTAGGGAAAATATCTGTTGCGATTTGTTATGACATTGAATTTCCAGAAGTTGTCAGAATCGCAGCAGAAATGGGGGCAGAAGTTTTGACTGCTCCGGTAAATTGGCCGAAAAATCCTCGGCCGAGTGATAGCTGGCCTATTGAGATATTTAAAGCAATGGCCCATGCCGCAGAGTATAGATTGCCGATTGTCATCGCTGATCGGTGCGGTGAAGAACGAGGTACCGACTGGATCGGCGGAAGCATAATTATCGGTAAGGATGGGTATCCGTTGTCTGGTCCACACATTAAAACCCCATCGGTGCCTGAGATATGGGTGGCTGATGTCGAAGTGAATTCCAATTCGAGAATATCGCCAGATAATGATGCTTTTTTGGATCGCCGAGTAGATCTATATTTTGAGAAATAA
- a CDS encoding cupin domain-containing protein, whose amino-acid sequence MTKIVSKEELSSRVITFSDWVPCKAAFIDCKTPGSDQKDNYSFVGPGVSQSSDQFVNVSSAHGFQLGAAGMPNGVSNSLHLHFTAEVFVNFEGEFQLRWGPNGEQGNYISQDGDVITVPTWIFRGFTNIGPDDGILYTALGRDDTGGIIWGPQVLQDAEGYGLHLTRENLLVDTEAGDPIPSSENLIRPLSQAQLESLEVFSEDDFRKRVITREDRVYFDKAFLCSSLPGGRAKLALVIGYGLTENRRQVPPIHEPHSFSAAWIVANSGEGILRHKIEVPQTITIKSGTWKITINDGDDKQVVTLSSRDAISIPEGSWRQFRCISDTEGELFVVSAGDNRVKIDWHEEVINAAHEAGFALDPNDYVAPVSVLEAAGLR is encoded by the coding sequence ATGACAAAAATCGTATCTAAAGAAGAACTCAGCTCAAGGGTGATTACATTCAGTGACTGGGTACCGTGTAAAGCAGCATTTATTGACTGCAAAACCCCAGGATCTGATCAAAAAGACAATTACTCCTTCGTTGGTCCAGGCGTTTCTCAAAGCTCAGATCAGTTTGTGAATGTCTCATCAGCGCATGGCTTTCAACTAGGCGCGGCCGGAATGCCCAATGGAGTCTCAAATAGTTTGCATTTACACTTTACTGCTGAAGTGTTTGTTAACTTTGAAGGGGAGTTTCAACTTCGCTGGGGGCCTAATGGTGAACAAGGTAATTACATCTCTCAAGATGGAGACGTAATTACTGTTCCTACCTGGATCTTTCGTGGTTTCACTAACATCGGTCCTGACGATGGAATTTTGTATACGGCACTTGGACGAGACGATACTGGTGGAATTATTTGGGGACCTCAGGTTCTCCAAGATGCTGAAGGGTATGGGCTGCATCTAACCAGGGAAAATCTATTGGTTGATACAGAAGCAGGAGATCCAATTCCGTCCTCCGAGAATTTGATTCGTCCGCTCTCCCAAGCACAGCTGGAATCCCTGGAAGTATTCTCCGAGGATGATTTCCGTAAGCGTGTGATAACTAGAGAAGATCGAGTGTATTTTGATAAAGCATTTTTGTGCTCATCTCTCCCCGGAGGGCGTGCGAAATTAGCTCTAGTTATTGGGTATGGGTTGACTGAAAATCGTCGCCAGGTTCCACCAATCCATGAGCCACATTCTTTCTCTGCGGCATGGATTGTTGCGAACTCTGGTGAAGGTATCCTCCGACATAAAATTGAGGTACCACAAACAATCACTATTAAGTCTGGTACTTGGAAGATCACCATTAATGATGGTGATGACAAGCAAGTAGTTACGTTATCTTCACGCGATGCCATCTCAATTCCAGAAGGATCTTGGAGACAATTCAGGTGCATCTCAGATACTGAAGGCGAATTGTTTGTTGTCTCTGCAGGAGATAATAGAGTCAAGATTGACTGGCATGAAGAAGTGATCAATGCTGCGCATGAAGCAGGATTTGCTCTTGATCCGAATGATTATGTTGCACCTGTCAGTGTGCTTGAGGCAGCAGGGCTTCGATAA